The Sphingobacterium bambusae genome includes a window with the following:
- a CDS encoding NAD(P)H-dependent oxidoreductase — protein MNKIFIINGGQRFAHSNGAFNETVSKTTQAFFEAMDDVELKMTNIAEGYVPDREVEKFVWADIVIYHTPIWWFQLPFGFKKYIDEVFTAGHQRGIYRSDGRRSADPTINYGTGGMLQGTKYMVTSSWNAPETAFTLPGEFFNERSVDDGPLFGFHRMNAFAAMHPLKSFHFHDVEKNADVERDMQLYTKHLEAVFSEEWGMKIA, from the coding sequence GTGAATAAAATATTTATTATTAACGGAGGGCAGCGGTTTGCCCATTCTAACGGAGCTTTTAACGAGACGGTCAGCAAGACAACACAAGCCTTTTTTGAAGCAATGGATGATGTAGAGTTAAAAATGACGAATATTGCTGAAGGCTATGTGCCAGATCGAGAGGTAGAGAAATTCGTATGGGCTGACATTGTTATCTACCATACACCCATATGGTGGTTTCAGTTGCCTTTCGGATTTAAAAAATATATTGACGAGGTGTTCACGGCCGGACATCAGCGTGGTATCTACCGCAGTGACGGTCGCCGATCAGCCGATCCGACAATCAATTATGGTACAGGTGGTATGCTGCAGGGCACCAAGTACATGGTCACCAGCAGCTGGAATGCACCGGAAACAGCCTTCACGTTGCCCGGCGAGTTTTTTAATGAGCGTAGCGTCGACGACGGCCCGCTCTTCGGTTTCCACCGCATGAATGCTTTTGCGGCTATGCATCCGCTGAAAAGCTTTCATTTCCATGACGTGGAGAAGAATGCGGACGTGGAACGTGACATGCAATTGTATACGAAACATCTGGAGGCGGTGTTTTCCGAAGAATGGGGAATGAAAATTGCTTAA
- a CDS encoding LysR family transcriptional regulator, producing the protein MVNLEWYRTFKSIYKMGTLTGAAEALFISQPGVSLHLSSLEAYVGYKLFDRTGRKMVPTERGKVLFNAIAAPLQQLEEVEKNFQKSTEKHTPTISVGMCFETFQTTLEPYVSSLPFNLIISFGDYPDMLEQLDKGILDLIITPRKGSSPQIEHEAFSKENIVLVAGTAVDSEAFKAILTTNDRSALQDWLKQEKWYGTTGDMEHLFHFWSLNFNRKPDFRPNYIVPNLQSIVRCLGSGAGLAVIPDFLCKKEIEAGSIQLLWKGDKTLENTLYFGSRKNNRYQREITHLKDLFKKIMV; encoded by the coding sequence ATGGTCAATCTAGAATGGTACAGAACATTTAAATCCATCTATAAAATGGGTACATTAACCGGTGCTGCGGAGGCGCTTTTCATTTCGCAACCGGGGGTAAGCCTACATCTAAGTTCGTTGGAAGCATACGTGGGTTACAAGCTTTTTGATCGTACAGGTAGAAAAATGGTCCCTACAGAACGGGGAAAAGTGCTTTTCAATGCAATTGCTGCCCCATTGCAACAATTGGAAGAGGTCGAAAAAAATTTCCAGAAATCAACAGAGAAACACACCCCGACGATCAGCGTGGGCATGTGCTTTGAGACTTTTCAAACCACGTTGGAGCCCTACGTTTCCAGTTTACCGTTCAACCTGATTATTAGCTTCGGCGATTACCCCGACATGTTAGAACAGTTGGATAAAGGTATACTCGACTTGATCATCACGCCGCGAAAAGGTTCTTCACCACAAATCGAGCACGAAGCTTTTTCAAAAGAAAACATCGTTTTGGTAGCTGGAACGGCAGTGGATAGCGAAGCATTTAAGGCTATCCTTACAACGAACGATAGATCAGCACTGCAGGACTGGCTCAAACAGGAGAAATGGTATGGCACCACAGGCGATATGGAGCATCTTTTTCATTTTTGGAGTTTAAACTTCAACCGTAAGCCCGACTTCCGACCGAACTATATTGTGCCCAACTTGCAATCGATCGTGCGCTGCCTAGGCAGCGGAGCTGGACTTGCCGTTATTCCTGACTTCTTGTGTAAAAAAGAAATTGAAGCTGGATCAATCCAATTGCTATGGAAAGGAGACAAAACATTGGAAAATACCTTGTATTTTGGCAGCAGGAAGAACAACCGGTATCAACGTGAGATTACGCATCTCAAAGATTTGTTTAAAAAAATAATGGTTTAA
- a CDS encoding GNAT family N-acetyltransferase, whose translation MQEQLHIRPYQVNDKKSLLALLGLLVPTYFAEEEIADLDRYLDQEIELYFVAELHGKIVAAAGINFEKEAGTGKLSWDFVHPEEQGKGIGKKMLQHRLDILKSMVDIHMISVRTSQLAFQFYEKNGFEIVDIRKDYWAPGFDMYKMIYVDER comes from the coding sequence ATGCAAGAGCAGCTACATATCCGCCCCTATCAGGTAAATGACAAGAAGTCGCTTTTGGCGCTCTTGGGCTTATTAGTGCCCACCTATTTTGCGGAAGAGGAAATTGCAGATCTAGATCGATACCTCGATCAGGAAATAGAACTTTATTTTGTGGCCGAGTTACATGGAAAGATTGTAGCTGCTGCAGGTATCAATTTTGAAAAGGAGGCTGGTACCGGTAAATTAAGTTGGGACTTCGTGCATCCCGAAGAGCAAGGCAAAGGGATAGGAAAAAAGATGCTGCAGCATCGCTTAGACATCTTAAAGTCGATGGTTGATATACATATGATCTCTGTGCGCACCTCCCAATTGGCTTTCCAATTTTATGAAAAGAATGGATTTGAAATTGTAGATATTCGAAAAGACTACTGGGCACCGGGCTTTGACATGTATAAAATGATTTATGTTGACGAGAGATAG
- a CDS encoding GNAT family N-acetyltransferase: MEALVYRDAQRADLEQIVAIYNTTIASRLVTADTEEVSTESRTAWFEEHNAERRPLWMVENQNGDTIGWVSFQSFYGRPAYNGTVEVSIYLAADKRGAGYGKQILQHTLDSAPQFQIKTLLAFIFSHNIPSLNLFYRFGFTDWGDFPRIAEMDGKEYGLKILGKRLVP; this comes from the coding sequence ATGGAAGCTTTAGTTTACCGAGACGCACAACGTGCTGACTTAGAACAGATCGTAGCGATCTACAATACCACAATAGCCTCTCGGTTGGTGACTGCAGATACCGAAGAAGTGAGTACAGAGAGTAGAACTGCTTGGTTCGAAGAGCATAATGCTGAACGACGCCCCTTGTGGATGGTGGAAAATCAAAACGGAGATACCATCGGCTGGGTTAGCTTTCAATCGTTTTATGGCAGACCGGCATATAATGGTACGGTGGAGGTCAGTATCTATCTTGCCGCCGACAAACGCGGTGCTGGATATGGTAAACAAATACTACAGCATACACTAGATTCCGCTCCTCAGTTTCAAATAAAGACCCTGCTGGCCTTTATTTTCTCACACAATATCCCCAGTTTAAATCTATTTTATCGTTTTGGGTTTACCGACTGGGGCGACTTCCCACGCATCGCCGAAATGGATGGCAAAGAGTATGGACTTAAGATATTGGGCAAACGCCTCGTTCCCTAG
- the egtB gene encoding ergothioneine biosynthesis protein EgtB — protein MNDLLNQFLTVRSQSEELCAPLLAEDYVVQPKEFVSPPKWHLGHSTWFFETFLLQHKPGYSVFDPHYNFVFNSYYESVGARVIRTDRGNLSRPSVADVYSYRKHVDLHLSEWLDQWTNEEPLRTLLMLGLNHEQQHQELLMTDIKYILGHNPLFPPYDLGYKDPEDFSSGAEAYIQIAEGLYDIGYADDGFCYDNEQGRHRVWLDGFTIAAQLVTNAAYLEFIEAGGYGDFRHWHAEGWDWVQKEQVKAPLYWHEIEGEWMEYGLSGLRKLDPEGLLCHVSFYEAAAFAAWRGMRLPTEQEWEVAALAFNWGRRWEWTNSAYLPYPGFCKAEGAIGEYNGKFMVNQMVLRGASDATPLGHSRVTYRNFFHASARWQYSGIRLVKQ, from the coding sequence ATGAACGATTTATTAAATCAATTTTTAACCGTCCGCAGCCAGTCGGAGGAACTTTGTGCGCCTTTGTTGGCAGAGGATTACGTTGTTCAACCGAAAGAGTTTGTCAGTCCGCCCAAATGGCATCTAGGACACAGCACTTGGTTTTTTGAAACTTTTTTGCTGCAGCACAAGCCCGGATATTCGGTGTTTGATCCGCACTATAATTTTGTGTTCAACAGTTATTATGAGTCTGTTGGAGCTCGGGTAATACGGACAGATCGCGGAAACCTCAGTAGACCCAGCGTAGCCGATGTATACAGCTACCGAAAGCATGTGGATCTCCATTTGTCTGAATGGTTGGATCAATGGACAAATGAAGAGCCTCTGCGCACTTTGTTGATGCTCGGCCTAAATCACGAACAGCAACATCAAGAACTGCTGATGACCGATATCAAGTATATCCTGGGCCATAATCCTTTGTTTCCTCCCTACGATCTAGGCTACAAAGATCCCGAAGATTTCAGCAGCGGTGCTGAAGCATATATTCAAATCGCTGAAGGGCTTTATGATATTGGTTATGCTGATGATGGTTTCTGCTATGACAACGAGCAGGGCAGACATAGGGTATGGTTGGATGGTTTCACGATAGCAGCTCAGCTGGTGACGAATGCGGCCTATTTAGAATTTATCGAGGCAGGAGGCTACGGTGATTTTAGGCATTGGCATGCCGAGGGCTGGGACTGGGTGCAGAAGGAACAGGTAAAGGCACCGTTATACTGGCATGAAATCGAAGGTGAATGGATGGAATACGGGTTGAGCGGTTTGCGAAAACTTGATCCAGAAGGTTTACTATGTCATGTCAGCTTTTACGAGGCTGCCGCTTTTGCGGCCTGGCGTGGCATGCGTCTGCCAACAGAACAGGAGTGGGAGGTAGCTGCCCTGGCATTCAATTGGGGAAGACGTTGGGAATGGACCAATAGTGCATATCTGCCGTATCCTGGCTTTTGTAAAGCCGAGGGGGCAATTGGCGAATACAACGGTAAGTTTATGGTTAACCAGATGGTGTTGCGTGGTGCCTCGGATGCTACGCCACTAGGGCATAGCCGCGTCACTTACCGGAATTTCTTTCATGCTTCGGCACGCTGGCAATATTCCGGAATTCGCTTGGTAAAGCAATAA